One region of Monomorium pharaonis isolate MP-MQ-018 chromosome 11, ASM1337386v2, whole genome shotgun sequence genomic DNA includes:
- the LOC105830296 gene encoding ubiquitin-like modifier-activating enzyme 1, with protein MSSAEVAESSVDPPAKKRRVGAASTTGGADDELTTTNVAEMDVDMAKNGSTSSSGSSAGGRAPAEIDEGLYSRQLYVLGHDAMRRMASSDVLISGLGGLGVEIAKNVILGGVKSVTLHDHAVCKLADLGSQFYLTEADVGKNRAAACCQRLSELNNYVPTRHYSGPLTEAYIQQFKVVVLTETPLAEQLRISQITHANDIALILADTRGLFSQVFCDFGKTFTVVDTNGEPPVNAMIASISHDSEGVVTCLDDTRHGMEDGDYVTFSEVQGMTELNGCEPIKIKVLGPYTFSIGDTSRFSEYVRGGIVTQVKMPKTLHFDPLKTALNEPKFLVTDFGKFDYPQQLHLAFITLHQYVTERGTLPRPWNQSDAGEFIAIAEQVKSAYGFGDMEINDELLRTFAKVAAGDLNPMNATIGGIVAQEVMKACSGKFHPIYQWLYFDAIECLPADRSELTEEDCCATGSRYDSQVAVFGKNFQSKIGNLKYFVVGAGAIGCELLKNFAMIGVGAENGCVTVTDMDLIEKSNLNRQFLFRPSDVQQSKSSTAARVVKGMNPDMNVIAHENRVCPETEKTYNDYFFEVLDGVANALDNVNARIYMDRRCVYYRKPLLESGTLGTKGNTQVVVPFLTESYSSSQDPPEKSIPICTLKNFPNAIEHTLQWARDNFEGLFRQSAENAAQYISDPQFVERTLKLPGVQPLEVLESVKTALVDERPSNFADCVAWARCHWQEQYSNQIRQLLFNFPPEQVTSSGQPFWSGPKRCPEPLVFDVNDPLHIDYIVAGANLKAKVYGIPTNRDREEVARILATVKVPDFTPKSGVKIAETDSQVQVSNGSGNIDHERLTQLQEELPKMEELNGLTIHPQEFEKDDDTNFHIDFIVAASNLRATNYKISPADRHKSKLIAGKIIPAIATTTSVVAGLVCLELYKLTRGVRDLSLYKNGFVNLALPFFGFSEPIAAPKLKYYDIEWTLWDRFEVKGELTLKEFLDYFKEHHNLEVTMLSQGICMLYSFFMAKPKCQERMGLLMSEVVKKVSKKKLEPHVRALVFELCCNDEDGNDVEVPYVRYTLP; from the exons TGGTGCTGCCAGCACGACGGGAGGAGCCGACGACGAGCTGACGACGACGAACGTGGCGGAGATGGACGTAGACATGGCGAAGAACGGCTCCACGAGCAGCAGCGGCAGCAGCGCCGGCGGCCGGGCGCCCGCCGAGATCGACGAGGGTCTGTATTCGCGGCAGCTCTACGTCCTAGGACACGACGCCATGCGCCGCATGGCGTCCTCGGACGTACTCATCTCCGGCCTCGGCGGTCTTGGTGTAGAGATCGCCAAGAACGTCATCCTCGGCGGCGTCAAGTCCGTCACGCTGCACGACCACGCCGTGTGCAAGCTGGCCGATCTGGGCTCGCAGTTTTATCTCACCGAGGCGGACGTag GTAAGAATCGTGCGGCGGCGTGTTGTCAACGGCTGTCAGAGTTGAACAATTACGTGCCTACTCGTCACTATTCTGGTCCGCTGACTGAGGCGTACATCCAACAGTTCAAGGTAGTGGTGTTGACGGAGACACCGCTGGCTGAACAATTGCGTATCTCGCAGATTACTCATGCCAACGACATTGCCCTGATACTCGCCGACACCCGCGGCCTCTTCTCGCAGGTATTCTGCGACTTTGGCAAGACGTTTACAGTGGTGGACACGAATGGCGAGCCACCGGTGAATGCGATGATCGCCAGCATCTCTCACGATAGCGAGGGCGTCGTCACGTGTCTCGATGACACTCGTCATGGCATGGAGGACGGCGACTACGTGACATTTTCCGAGGTGCAGGGCATGACTGAGCTGAATGGGTGCGAGCCGATCAAGATCAAAGTGTTGGGGCCATACACTTTCAGCATTGGCGACACTTCCAG GTTCTCCGAGTATGTTCGTGGTGGTATCGTGACCCAGGTGAAGATGCCCAAAACCTTGCACTTCGATCCATTGAAAACGGCCCTGAATGAACCTAAGTTTCTCGTCACGGATTTCGGCAAATTTGACTATCCGCAACAACTTCATTTGGCCTTTATAACGCTGCATCAGTACGTGACCGAGAGGGGCACTTTGCCGCGACCATGGAACCAGTCAGATGCCGGTGAATTTATCGCCATTGCCGAACAGGTCAAGAGCGCCTATGGTTTTGGAGATATGGAGATCAATGACGAGTTACTGCGCACGTTTGCTAAGGTGGCTGCTGGCGATTTGAATCCTATGAACGCTACGATCGGTGGTATCGTTGCCCAAGAAGTGATGAAAGCCTGCTCCGGCAAGTTCCATCCTATCTATCAATGGTTGTACTTCGATGCCATCGAATGTCTGCCCGCTGACCGCTCAGAGCTCACCGAGGAGGATTGCTGTGCCACGGGATCTCGTTATGATTCTCAG GTGGCTGTTTTCGGCAAGAATTTCCAATCCAAGATCGGCAACTTGAAGTACTTTGTGGTCGGTGCTGGCGCAATCGGTTGTGAATTATTGAAGAATTTTGCAATGATCGGCGTTGGCGCGGAGAATGGTTGTGTCACAGTGACAGATATGGACTTGATCGAAAAATCCAATTTGAATCGACAGTTTCTCTTCAGACCGTCGGACGTGCAGCAATCTAAATCGTCGACGGCGGCCAGAGTCGTCAAGGGCATGAATCCCGACATGAATGTAATTGCACACGAGAATCGAGTGTGCCCGGAAACGGAGAAGACCTATAACGATTATTTCTTCGAGGTGCTGGACGGCGTGGCAAACGCGCTCGACAACGTAAACGCTCGTATTTATATGGATCGTCGTTGCGTATACTATCGTAAACCCCTACTAGAATCCGGTACGCTTGGCACTAAGGGCAACACCCAGGTAGTGGTGCCGTTCCTCACTGAATCATACAGTTCGTCGCAGGACCCACCGGAGAAGAGCATTCCCATCTGTACTCTCAAAAATTTCCCCAATGCCATCGAACATACTTTACAATGGGCACGCGACAACTTCGAAGGCTTGTTCCGTCAGTCAGCAGAAAACGCGGCGCAGTACATTTCCGACCCACAGTTTGTCGAGCGGACGCTCAAGTTGCCCGGTGTGCAGCCCCTCGAGGTGTTGGAGTCCGTCAAGACGGCGCTAGTCGATGAGAGACCGAGCAACTTCGCTGATTGCGTGGCATGGGCTCGCTGCCACTGGCAGGAACAATATAGCAATCAAATTCGTCAGCTGTTATTCAACTTTCCGCCCGAGCAAGTGACTTCGAGCGGTCAGCCCTTCTGGTCCGGCCCAAAACGCTGTCCAGAGCCATTAGTCTTTGATGTTAATGACCCCCTACATATAGATTACATTGTTGCCGGTGCCAATCTCAAGGCCAAAGTTTATGGAATACCTACGAATCGCGATAGAGAAGAGGTCGCCAGGATTCTTGCTACTGTCAAAGTACCAGACTTCACACCAAAATCTGGCGTAAAAATCGCCGAAACAGACTCACAG GTACAAGTGTCGAATGGTAGCGGCAACATCGATCACGAACGATTGACGCAGCTACAGGAGGAACTGCCGAAGATGGAGGAGCTGAACGGCCTGACAATTCACCCGCAAGAATTCGAAAAGGACGACGACACTAACTTCCACATAGATTTCATTGTCGCCGCGTCAAATTTGCGTGCCACCAACTATAAAATCTCGCCGGCGGATCGGCATAAGAGTAAACTGATCGCCGGTAAGATCATCCCGGCGATCGCCACTACCACCTCGGTAGTGGCCGGCCTCGTCTGCCTGGAACTGTACAAGTTGACGCGTGGTGTGCGCGACTTGTCGCTGTACAAGAACGGCTTTGTGAATCTGGCGCTACCGTTCTTCGGTTTCAGCGAACCGATCGCTGCCCCCAAGCTCAAGTACTATGACATCGAGTGGACGTTGTGGGACCGTTTTGAAGTAAAAGGCGAGTTGACGCTAAAGGAGTTCCTCGATTATTTCAAAGAACACCACAATTTGGAAGTGACAATGTTATCACAAGGTATCTGCATGCTGTACTCATTCTTCATGGCAAAGCCCAAGTGCCAGGAACGTATGGGCCTGCTCATGTCGGAAGTGGTGAAGAAGGTGTCGAAGAAGAAGCTCGAGCCGCATGTGCGCGCTCTCGTGTTCGAATTGTGTTGCAACGACGAGGACGGGAACGACGTCGAGGTGCCGTACGTGCGCTACACCCTACCCTGA